Proteins encoded together in one Armatimonadota bacterium window:
- a CDS encoding PilN domain-containing protein, whose product MIKINLLPRERVRRPAIAPRMLVALAFVAVLAAVAVATVALNARIAGLKGDLEAVTREIEQLKPRVAEVEALQRQIAEARRKEQLLRQLEALRIPWDEMLTELRRIVPADVWLIRVEARPDGNLTFNGFGLSYEAVARFMVNLDASPMFEGADLNIVQKQVQEGREVANFSVSARLTPPRREAGVP is encoded by the coding sequence ATGATCAAGATCAACCTCCTGCCCCGGGAGCGGGTTCGCCGTCCCGCCATCGCACCACGGATGCTGGTGGCCCTGGCCTTTGTGGCCGTGCTGGCGGCGGTGGCCGTGGCCACGGTGGCCCTCAACGCCCGGATCGCCGGGCTGAAGGGCGACCTGGAGGCGGTCACCCGGGAGATCGAGCAACTGAAGCCCCGGGTCGCCGAGGTGGAAGCCCTGCAGCGCCAGATCGCCGAAGCCCGGCGCAAGGAGCAGCTGCTGCGGCAGCTGGAGGCCCTGCGCATTCCCTGGGACGAGATGCTGACCGAGTTGCGGCGCATCGTGCCCGCCGATGTCTGGCTGATCCGGGTGGAGGCCCGCCCCGACGGCAACCTGACCTTCAACGGGTTCGGCCTCAGCTACGAGGCCGTGGCCCGCTTCATGGTGAACCTGGACGCCTCACCCATGTTCGAGGGCGCGGACCTGAACATCGTCCAGAAGCAGGTCCAGGAAGGCCGCGAGGTGGCCAACTTCTCGGTGTCGGCGCGGCTGACGCCGCCGCGCCGGGA
- the pilM gene encoding type IV pilus assembly protein PilM encodes MALLGARRFVGIDVGSHTVKAVELAPAGTRYRVLHAGWGETPPGAVKEGAVVEPQALGLAIRQVLSRAGIRPGRVVSAVGGQAVIVRELKLPPMSPDELKQAARFEAERYIPYGVREVNMDFDVIGETVEDNQRKIVVLLVAARREVVDRHVQALEAAGVQPFVLDVESFAVIRALQPHADGEGTATVFVDIGGETTDIVIVEGRQLRLTRNINIGGDNLTKAVASRLDMEFSSAAQLKEEKGSVLLEGEPLPDDRTVLALHDAMLPILGDLATEIRRSMDYFQTRWRDSRVGRVVISGGTARLQNLDRFLSLELGVETVVGDPFLTCEVPDRVLTPDQRKQWGPSLATAVGLAMRGAAER; translated from the coding sequence ATGGCGCTGTTGGGAGCCCGTCGGTTTGTGGGCATCGACGTCGGCAGCCATACCGTCAAGGCCGTGGAGCTGGCCCCGGCGGGAACCCGCTACCGGGTCCTCCACGCGGGGTGGGGGGAGACCCCCCCGGGGGCGGTCAAGGAGGGGGCGGTGGTGGAGCCCCAGGCCCTGGGGCTGGCCATCCGCCAGGTCCTCTCCCGGGCCGGCATCCGGCCCGGCCGGGTGGTCTCTGCCGTCGGCGGCCAAGCCGTCATCGTCCGGGAGCTGAAGCTGCCCCCCATGTCCCCCGACGAGCTCAAGCAGGCCGCCCGCTTTGAGGCCGAGCGCTACATCCCCTACGGGGTGCGCGAGGTCAACATGGACTTTGACGTCATCGGCGAGACGGTGGAGGACAACCAGCGCAAGATCGTGGTCCTCCTGGTGGCCGCCCGCCGGGAGGTGGTGGACCGGCACGTGCAGGCCCTGGAGGCCGCCGGGGTGCAGCCCTTTGTCCTGGACGTGGAGTCCTTCGCCGTCATCCGGGCCCTGCAGCCCCACGCCGACGGCGAGGGGACGGCCACGGTCTTCGTGGACATCGGGGGAGAGACCACCGACATCGTCATCGTCGAAGGTCGCCAGCTGCGCCTGACGCGCAACATCAATATCGGGGGAGACAACCTGACGAAGGCGGTCGCGTCCCGGCTGGACATGGAGTTCTCGTCGGCCGCCCAGCTCAAGGAGGAAAAGGGCAGTGTGCTGCTGGAGGGTGAGCCGCTTCCCGACGACCGCACGGTGCTGGCCCTCCACGACGCCATGCTGCCGATCCTGGGCGACCTGGCCACGGAGATCCGCCGCTCGATGGACTACTTCCAGACCCGCTGGCGGGACAGCCGGGTCGGGCGAGTCGTCATCAGCGGCGGCACCGCCCGCCTGCAGAACCTGGACCGGTTCCTGTCGCTCGAACTGGGCGTGGAGACGGTGGTGGGCGATCCGTTCCTGACCTGCGAGGTGCCGGACCGGGTCCTCACCCCCGACCAGCGCAAGCAGTGGGGCCCATCCCTGGCCACTGCCGTCGGACTGGCCATGCGGGGGGCAGCCGAGCGATGA
- a CDS encoding polymer-forming cytoskeletal protein, whose amino-acid sequence MRARERGAGIGVQAGERGAALVTVLLFVVLTFILITAMLTAAGNEIVIAGLQRDSARAADLAQAGIQEAMTRVAEGRPYLAGFSSSLVASGAVPGATANVTVVQRYVGTNSAYLEIRSDATVGRATRRLSALVLQQQIAFPPNVTFAASVTETGSADISAGDVYARTFIQYKNLPPAGSYTYAGWRVSKTAPGAIPFCYRRPCTDPNPPDDTTKWYPATRLGELDTSSIGRDILAFAADATANYPTCTPTNPAYAVTFSGRKQDNTDAVNEPVYGFDRDDPDGGGPIPSQLDPDLFPCGLPYKWVAEIVYDETGLPVDLNGDGTADPIWFKHVVWEQYLKNYWRFNEVKMRLEKRNGTSPCPDDICLPDGKEPDLVSYPQYATVPPFPEISSMTNNYTCTKSGGGVLNSLPVTCTAPDGSTIQTDLGCKSPEMSGCAASRQVTLVLEGDWTINGNIAGHGNIVVNGNLVVNGTFDYWGTIVVNGTLQAGTGNVNVHGGLVAKETLKLIGNITVEGGANVGGSAPTGPSTVVGRAWWER is encoded by the coding sequence GTGAGAGCGCGTGAACGGGGAGCCGGAATCGGCGTCCAAGCCGGCGAGCGGGGGGCGGCACTGGTCACCGTCCTGCTGTTCGTGGTGCTCACCTTCATCCTGATCACCGCCATGCTGACCGCTGCCGGCAACGAGATCGTCATCGCCGGCCTGCAGCGGGACAGCGCCCGCGCCGCCGACCTGGCCCAGGCCGGGATCCAGGAGGCCATGACCCGGGTGGCCGAGGGCCGGCCCTACCTGGCCGGCTTCAGCAGCTCGCTGGTCGCCTCCGGCGCCGTGCCCGGCGCCACCGCGAACGTGACCGTGGTCCAGCGGTACGTGGGGACCAATTCAGCGTACCTGGAAATCCGCTCAGATGCCACCGTGGGCCGCGCGACCCGACGCCTGAGCGCCCTGGTCCTGCAGCAGCAGATCGCCTTTCCGCCCAACGTGACGTTCGCCGCCAGCGTCACCGAGACCGGCAGCGCCGACATCAGCGCCGGCGACGTGTACGCACGGACCTTCATCCAGTACAAGAACCTGCCCCCGGCAGGATCGTACACCTACGCCGGCTGGCGGGTCAGCAAGACGGCACCGGGCGCCATTCCATTCTGCTACAGGCGACCGTGCACTGACCCCAATCCGCCCGACGACACGACCAAGTGGTACCCCGCCACCCGGCTGGGGGAGCTGGACACCTCGTCGATAGGCCGCGACATCCTGGCCTTTGCGGCGGACGCCACGGCCAACTATCCCACCTGTACTCCCACCAACCCCGCCTACGCCGTGACCTTCAGCGGGCGCAAGCAGGACAACACCGACGCTGTCAACGAGCCAGTGTACGGATTCGACAGGGACGACCCTGACGGGGGAGGGCCCATTCCCTCTCAGCTGGACCCCGACCTGTTCCCCTGCGGGCTCCCCTACAAGTGGGTGGCCGAAATCGTCTACGACGAGACCGGCCTGCCGGTGGATCTCAACGGCGACGGCACTGCCGACCCCATCTGGTTCAAGCACGTGGTCTGGGAGCAGTACCTGAAGAACTACTGGCGCTTCAACGAGGTCAAGATGCGCCTGGAAAAGCGCAACGGCACCAGCCCTTGCCCGGACGACATCTGCCTGCCTGACGGCAAGGAGCCCGACCTGGTCAGTTATCCCCAGTACGCCACGGTGCCGCCGTTTCCGGAGATCAGCAGCATGACCAACAATTACACCTGCACGAAGAGCGGCGGCGGTGTGCTCAACTCGCTGCCGGTCACCTGCACCGCCCCCGACGGGAGCACCATCCAAACCGACCTGGGCTGTAAGTCCCCGGAGATGTCGGGATGCGCCGCCTCCCGCCAGGTGACTCTGGTCCTGGAGGGCGACTGGACCATCAACGGGAACATCGCGGGCCACGGGAACATCGTGGTAAACGGCAACCTCGTTGTCAACGGCACCTTTGACTACTGGGGGACGATCGTCGTCAACGGCACCCTGCAGGCCGGGACGGGGAACGTCAACGTGCACGGCGGCCTGGTGGCCAAGGAAACTCTGAAACTGATCGGCAACATCACAGTCGAAGGGGGAGCCAACGTGGGCGGCAGCGCCCCCACGGGCCCGTCCACGGTGGTCGGCAGGGCCTGGTGGGAACGCTAG
- a CDS encoding prepilin-type N-terminal cleavage/methylation domain-containing protein, with the protein MTRLLRRVHRSQGGVTLVEMLVALAVFGLFILMIDAVFSSARTGSRKVEVAADVAQNARVAVDRITRELRETGAAQLVVDTSLGAGWHRVLFKSARLGRDQTKFCLYTRTESEELYNRYCYEDFTGTDPPKPSQTTGDPPYPPPCDTPDGSPCMRYVPIWQRYVGYYRDGSDLKRVTGQLASPTESLNLAWLTGGDTIAAMVESFDVTQAGGLLTVRLKVAGTEVVQGRALPEQEILLPGGSLTRN; encoded by the coding sequence GTGACGCGGCTCCTGAGGCGGGTTCACCGGTCACAGGGCGGGGTCACCCTGGTGGAGATGCTGGTGGCCCTGGCGGTGTTCGGGCTGTTCATCCTGATGATCGACGCCGTCTTCAGCAGCGCCCGCACCGGTTCGCGCAAGGTGGAGGTGGCCGCCGACGTCGCCCAGAACGCCCGCGTGGCGGTGGACCGGATCACCCGGGAGCTGCGGGAGACCGGTGCTGCACAGCTGGTGGTGGATACCAGCCTGGGAGCCGGCTGGCACAGGGTGCTGTTCAAGTCGGCCCGCCTGGGCCGCGACCAGACGAAATTCTGCCTGTACACCCGGACCGAGTCCGAGGAGCTGTACAACCGGTACTGTTACGAGGACTTCACGGGGACCGACCCGCCCAAACCCTCCCAGACCACCGGCGACCCGCCGTACCCGCCCCCGTGCGACACGCCCGACGGCTCGCCGTGCATGCGCTACGTGCCCATCTGGCAGCGGTACGTGGGCTACTACCGGGACGGGTCGGACCTCAAGAGGGTGACCGGCCAGCTGGCGTCCCCCACAGAGTCCCTGAACCTGGCGTGGCTGACCGGCGGGGACACGATCGCGGCCATGGTGGAGAGCTTCGACGTCACCCAGGCCGGCGGGCTGCTGACGGTCCGGCTGAAGGTGGCGGGCACCGAAGTGGTGCAGGGCCGGGCCCTGCCCGAGCAGGAGATCCTGCTGCCCGGGGGGTCCCTGACGCGCAACTGA
- a CDS encoding prepilin-type N-terminal cleavage/methylation domain-containing protein → MSDQRGFTLLEVLVSLAIFAVVVIGALGVLGATSSGGFLEGFPTGFTTTRSAKDATAAAVYLQALHEYVAAQNAAALSPGAYCDGPDCTGASISSSGLTGYPTPPGQPYQLDWRKLDVTIERWCWDDSVRRYVHTSGCDTAPSTEYLVRIRSVLSWRYRSATRTLTLDRFLQGGLP, encoded by the coding sequence ATGAGCGACCAGCGCGGGTTCACCCTGCTGGAGGTCCTGGTGTCGCTGGCCATCTTTGCCGTGGTGGTCATCGGCGCCCTGGGGGTGCTCGGGGCGACCAGTTCCGGCGGGTTCCTGGAGGGGTTTCCCACCGGGTTCACCACCACCCGGTCGGCCAAGGACGCCACGGCGGCCGCGGTGTACCTCCAGGCGCTTCACGAGTACGTCGCCGCGCAGAACGCTGCGGCCCTGAGCCCAGGCGCGTATTGCGACGGGCCGGACTGCACGGGGGCGTCCATCTCGTCCTCCGGGCTGACCGGCTATCCCACCCCGCCCGGTCAGCCCTACCAGCTGGACTGGAGGAAGCTGGACGTGACCATCGAGCGGTGGTGCTGGGACGACTCGGTGCGGCGCTACGTGCACACCTCCGGCTGCGACACCGCGCCGTCCACCGAGTACCTCGTCCGGATCCGCTCGGTCCTGAGCTGGCGCTACCGGTCGGCGACCCGCACCCTGACCCTCGACCGCTTCCTGCAGGGAGGCCTGCCGTGA